A region of Polyangiaceae bacterium DNA encodes the following proteins:
- a CDS encoding transposase, which translates to MDRYIGLDAHSQTCTFAVMGSAGRQLREQTLETNAKVLIDFVRTIPGQRRLCMEEGTLSEWLCEVLEPHVAELVVVQPDKHAGAKNDSIDAWNLASKLRKGDLENVVFKARGRFTQLREAVRAHRVTTADVVRTKLRLNALYRSRGIHGMGNEIYDPDTRDQWLPKLPPARARMAQLLSTELDGLCEVREQAEIWLLEQAREHAEVRRLTTLPGIGPVRAAYIVAIVVTPFRFSTKRDFFGYCGLGIVTRSSSDYERDERSQRWVRRQVAHTRGLNRNRNPLLKAIFKGAALSVIAQTDHPLRRDYDRLLQNSKPPLARLTIARRIASATLAIWKKKEEYDPAKHCTTDAK; encoded by the coding sequence ATGGATCGCTATATAGGACTCGACGCGCATTCGCAAACTTGCACGTTCGCGGTGATGGGCTCGGCAGGCCGTCAGTTACGCGAGCAAACGCTCGAGACGAACGCGAAAGTGCTGATCGACTTCGTTCGCACCATTCCCGGACAGCGTCGCCTGTGCATGGAGGAGGGCACCCTCAGCGAATGGCTCTGCGAGGTCCTGGAGCCGCACGTGGCGGAGCTCGTGGTGGTCCAGCCCGACAAGCATGCCGGAGCGAAGAACGACTCCATCGATGCCTGGAATCTCGCCTCGAAGCTCCGCAAGGGCGACCTCGAGAACGTCGTTTTCAAGGCGCGCGGCCGCTTCACGCAGCTGCGCGAGGCGGTGCGAGCTCATCGGGTCACTACTGCCGACGTGGTCCGCACGAAGCTCAGGCTCAATGCGCTGTATCGCTCTCGGGGCATCCACGGCATGGGCAACGAGATCTACGACCCGGATACCCGAGATCAGTGGCTGCCGAAGCTGCCGCCGGCCCGAGCGCGCATGGCTCAGCTGCTGTCGACCGAGCTCGACGGTCTGTGCGAAGTCCGCGAACAGGCGGAGATATGGCTGCTCGAGCAAGCACGGGAGCATGCGGAGGTGCGCCGGCTGACGACGCTGCCAGGTATCGGCCCGGTGCGCGCAGCGTACATCGTCGCGATCGTCGTCACGCCGTTCCGCTTTTCCACGAAGCGCGACTTCTTCGGGTACTGCGGCCTCGGCATCGTCACGCGCAGCTCGTCGGACTACGAGCGCGACGAGCGGAGCCAGCGCTGGGTGCGCCGTCAGGTCGCCCACACCCGCGGCCTCAACCGCAACCGCAATCCCCTGCTGAAGGCCATATTCAAAGGCGCGGCGCTCAGCGTCATCGCCCAGACCGATCACCCGCTGCGCCGCGACTACGACCGGCTGCTGCAGAACTCCAAGCCACCGCTCGCCCGCCTGACGATTGCACGTCGCATCGCTTCGGCCACCCTGGCGATCTGGAAGAAAAAGGAGGAGTACGACCCGGCCAAGCACTGCACGACAGACGCGAAGTAG